TCTCGGATTCATGTTCATTGGGAGTATAATAATTACTCATGTTAGGAGAGTGGAGAGTGATGAAAATATATCGGTTGAGATATtgtacgatttaaaatatttaacttATATCGTTACCATCACAATGAGAATATATATGTGTAGACAATAGCTATTTGTTTATTCAAAGCTGCTGTGTCTCTTTTGTGGCACCTTAATATGGTTCAAGAAACATTATGATGATTCTCTAGACTATGTGAAAATTTTACCTTTCATATGTTCAAAATTAGCTGCAATTAGGATGAACAAcgcccagattcgacgactgtaaTACTAAGATGAGTCGTTTTAGCCTGTTAatttcctcactcacacgcacctttTTTTGGTAGCTCGTCATATAAGAACTCCAAGGTCAAACGTGCTTGACTTGGAGCAATTCTGGTACGATTTTTTTGTGGGAAGGAAGCAGAGGGCGTTGTATTGGAAAAAATAGTTTAGCATATCGGACTTGTTGAAtgtgaatgaatgaataaataaatattgtaaATCATTTATTGAACTAATATTTCAAACgttatttcaaaaaaataaaataaaaaaatgcatAGCAGACCTACGCTGTAATGCGGAAATGCATTCAAATATCGATGTCGaagtaaatattatatttatctaataatactcattaatttttttacgaTTGAATCAAGAACGTAAATAATTAGCAATTGTCGAATAATTAAGGAGTTTGTGTGGTCACATATATCATCTTTTTGGAACATAACTTTCATTAATTATGTAGATCTGACACTTAACTTCTCCCTCCATCAATGCATCCATATAGTTCTTGCTAGGTTTCCGATGCTCGTTCCAGCTATATAGCCTCCCGACCAAGCATTCTGGAACAAAATTGAAGTGCATAAATGAACAAAAAAGAATGGATGATCAAATGGTGGCCTCACAAAACTTTACTGGATATGATAAATTGCAAAATTACGGCAATATAGGAGAGCTGTCCATGTCAAAAGTTGGGGTCAGTAGTTTAAAGCATCGGGTTGTCAGTTACCATAGAAGGAAAGGATCTTCAGAAAAAAGAATGTCCCGTTACCTGGAAATTGAAGCCTCCAGTTACACCATCTATATTCAGCACCTACACAGCATGCAAGTAAAGCTGAGAATCAGTATACAATACAGTCTGCGTCATTCTTGATCTATCCAAAACAAGAGACTCTTCAATAGAATCTAAAATAAGTACCTCCCCAGCAAAATATAGATGCTGCTGGATCCTGCTCTGCATGGTATTCAGTGATATCTGTATATTAAGCAATGAACGCTAGTAAAGTCATTTGATCCAAGCCTCATGTAAAGGAAAATGGCGACAGAGGCACCTCAGTCAATGGAACACCTCCTGCGGTGACAAATTCATCCTTGAATTGGCCCTATATTTCGGATACAAAGGCATATTAGTAACAGAAAGAGGATGGAAAAGGATCGGGTGATCTTACCTTTCCTTTCAAACAGAAGGAACACTGCTTTAGACAGGAAGCGATGGCTGTTATTGAGTTGTTGGATATGGAAGCCCACAAAAGATCCCCATCTATATCCTGTATAAGCAAATTGAAGTCACCAAAAACATATCGATAAGATTCAACGATGCGTGTTCCAATAGAATGGCCTTCAACCTCATGTTCCAATAAGTATCTCCAGAATCTCTTCACAAGGCCAAATACGGAAGGAAAAGAGTTGATGACCTTTTGCTTCTGCAGGGGACAGAGAATATTATCACAGGCTACCTAGGGCAAACTTTTTCGATTCAATGCACCTTACATAAATTCGGTTTTTTAAGGTActtttttcttttataatttcaaacttTGGTCAGCGTAAGTGATGAGAATCCATTTTCCTGTTCAAATGAGACCCGAATTCTTTCTTAATTTTCCTCCTACGGGATCACAGATTAACAAAATATAAAGGAAAAGAAAACAAGAGCAACAACGGCTGACAGAGGCCTATAGATCAGACCATTACCGCAAACTTATTCCTGTATAGACTAAGAACCGACTTCACTTCTTCTATATTGAGATTAGGAACAAAATCCACAAGAAGTGCCCCTGGATGCATGGCCTGTTAAAACATTGAGATAACAACGCATATATGAAATAGAAAGAAGTTATATTCTACTGTGTCTCTCACCCTTGTAATCTGAATCAGAGAGCTCACGTGCTCCCCAAGCAGATAACCGAAGAATTACTGGCCCGCTCAATCCCCAGTGTGTTACCAACATTGGCCCAGTCTATAGTTCCGATATAAATGATTAGATTTGATGTCTTGATAATATTAGATAAAGCTGCCAATAAAATGTCTTGCCTGTGTATGTTCTGGGATGCTTTTTCGAACAGTTTCTAACTTCAACTTTGCTGTAACTTTTGGAAATGTAATCTACGTTTAAAAAAATGGGCAACAACTTAGTATTGGCTTGTGGATCAAAAGTGTCTctgttttgggacatgtttgTGATGCTCAATAAGGATCCTAAAGAAGAAAACACACAGCGGTTGTAAAAGTTAAGGATCATGGGTAAAAGCTAACTATCAATCATCTGTTCAAAGCAATGCAGCGTTCATTGAAAGCCATGGGTCACCTTCAGAGCTGGTTTCAATAAATTCTGCAAGTTAGAGGACGAAATCCATAAAGGTGGACAAAGTCAATTACCCCAAACAATTCTGCTAGCCGAATATCGTCAATCTTGAAGGTAAATAAACTGGGCACAGGTTTCACAATAGAGTGGCCAAGTTGTATAGCAAGATTATATCCCTGACTCGATCAGAATATAAGCTGCGTCAGGATTTTATGCACAAAACAATTAATAAGATATGCCCAGAACTTCTAATATTTGATACAACCTGCTGACTACTTCCACTGGCAATCATTAGGTAATCAGCTTCAACATACTTAATAGAATCAATCGTGCGCTTTTCAATCTTGACAGAGAATTTCACACTGGAAATTGTTGATACACTTGTTACGATACAGCCAGTCTGCAATACAACTGAATGAGAACTAAACAGTTAGACTGTCATATATAGAACTCAAAATCATGATAGTTACTATTTCGTGCAAAGCCGTGCAATACCTACCACCTCTCTTCTTTGCTTCAGACATAAGGCAATCTATAATGGTAGACGAACTATCACTGATTGGAAAAACCCTTCCATCATCTTCAGTCTGAGTAGCAAGTTGAAACACAAAAACTCATTTGCTCCATTTGAATTTCAATTTGAGGTTAAGATCTCACTTTTGTGAGATATatagtaaaaataataatgcttACTTTTTCAAATTGATTCTACCTTCAGTTCAACTCCACGTTCTGAAAACCATGACATGGTATCCGTTGGGCCGTGAACACCGAAAAATGATCCTCGCAATTCTTTACTGCCTCTAGGATAGCTTCCTGCTAGAGCCTATGCCAGCAACATCAGTTTCATCATCTCAAAAAGGCCATATAATTTAAATGCATCAAATCTCACCTCTACACTTGATTACCAGCAAAACTTcaaaaaataatccaaaatgacaataaaatataaataaaattagacaaattcagatttttataatatatcatcaaaacatAGCATAGAACAAAAAAGAGCTAATGACAAGACTAAAGATCAAAATACTTTTTCTTGTTTTGTGCATCAGAATTAACTATAAAATCGTGTGTGAAT
This Primulina eburnea isolate SZY01 chromosome 2, ASM2296580v1, whole genome shotgun sequence DNA region includes the following protein-coding sequences:
- the LOC140823511 gene encoding uncharacterized protein yields the protein MNFTFPRLVLHSKFLTKMQIMSSDYGCFQFYPHKRNICAVTVSLCAKSGEKTLVVVGGGAAGVFGAIRAKTIAPNLHVVVIEKGKPLSKVKISGGGRCNVTNGHCPDNVALAGSYPRGSKELRGSFFGVHGPTDTMSWFSERGVELKTEDDGRVFPISDSSSTIIDCLMSEAKKRGVVLQTGCIVTSVSTISSVKFSVKIEKRTIDSIKYVEADYLMIASGSSQQGYNLAIQLGHSIVKPVPSLFTFKIDDIRLAELFGITFPKVTAKLKLETVRKSIPEHTQTGPMLVTHWGLSGPVILRLSAWGARELSDSDYKGALLVDFVPNLNIEEVKSVLSLYRNKFAKQKVINSFPSVFGLVKRFWRYLLEHEDIDGDLLWASISNNSITAIASCLKQCSFCLKGKGQFKDEFVTAGGVPLTEISLNTMQSRIQQHLYFAGEVLNIDGVTGGFNFQNAWSGGYIAGTSIGNLARTIWMH